GGCTTCCCGTTTTTCCAGAGTCGTTGAATTGCTCGCTGGGCGCGTTTCGTCCCTGTGCGAAACAATTCCTGACGTTTCTTGGGAAGCAGACTTCGATCGCGTCGGGACAAAATCGTTTCTTTGTCCCAGTAGTAGACGCGATCATTGGTCAGAATCTGAAATCCGTTTCGCGGTCGGAACGATTGAGACGCCTTGTGGAGTTCGGCAGCACAACGTCCCAGACAGTGGTAGGAACGTGCGGTTGGCGCGTTCTCCAGGTGGCGGCCGGAGAGCCAACGGGTGAGTGCAAGATGTGCTCGCTCCGGAAGCCAGCAACTGTTGATTTGGGTAATCAACGCTCCACGGATATTGGCCAAAGGGGATTCGACTCGTAAATTGGTGTGCTGAGAGAGATAATCGAGAAACTGTAATTCTCCGTACATTTGCGAGAGCACATGCTGTTGGGGGTTCTGGAATTTTGCTGCGTAGCTGCAAGCGTTCGTGTCCACTCGAAACACGGGCCTGGATCCGTCAGAGACGAGGCGAATGGACTTCACATGGATCGGGTAGTCTGCAAGCGCATCCCAAAGGGCCCTGCGGTATCTGCCAAGCTGCCCGCGTTTCGTAAGTGATTGAAACTCTCGCATAGTTGTTCCTTGTGCCATTTCTCGACCTCGCCTGCCCGACAGCCACTATTAATTATAAGACAGGTGTGCCATACAAAACTTTCTTTCCGCCTTGATCAATTGTGACTCATTGCCGAGATCCTGGCGACTCTGATTTAATGAATCCTGCCCCTTTTCATCCGCTTTACACACCAACCCTACTGTGGATCTCGATCTGATTTGTCCATTTCATTATGTCACGTTACAATTTACCAAGAGAGCGGCGAACATAGATTGTCATATGGCATTTGAAGCTAGACATGGCACTACATTTACTTTTTAGGGAGTGTGAGATGCGTTTCTGGAATCGTACTCTGGAAATCAGCTTGATTTTGTGCATCGCCACTCTTGCAAATAATTCTTGCGCTGAGGAACAGGAACTCTTTATTCAGCAATGGGGGCTTGCTTCTGCCGATCGTGTTGACGACTATGACCCTGAATCAGGACATCTGCTGACGAGGCACCAGGCAAGTGCTGTTTTGTGGGATGTGAAAACGGGACTGGCGTTGCGGCAGTATCCGTTCAATACCAGAAATTTCTCTGCAAGGTTCTTGCAAGACGGTCGCCTGTTATTGAAATCATCAGAGATGGTGAGGCTGTTGAATCAGCAGAGTGGAGACGTCATTCGCGATATCGACCTCGTGAAGTATAAATACTCCAATTATTCTAACATCCTGTTGATCAACGACGGGCAGCCAGTTTTCGTCGCTTCCTGCGGACCAGAAACGATTCGTGTCTGGAATCTGGAAACAGGGGAAACTCTTAGCGAATTTCCGACAGAGGGGGAAATCAGCGCAGCGAAGATCTCACCTGATCAACAATTTTTGTTAGCAGGTTCTGGTAACATTGGAATTCTATGGAATCTAAAAACAGGTAAGATACAACAACGGTTCTGTTCTCCCAATAGAATTCACACCGTTGAGTTCAACGACGATGGCAGCAAATTTCTAACCATAGGATCAGGCGAATTCTGGTACACGCCGCGCGTGATCGTCTGGGAGACAGCGTCCGTACTTCCCTTGCTCTCCATTCCACGAACTGCACTTTATGCATCCTTTGTGAATGATGATATTTTGCTGAATTACCCCCAGGGAAACGTTGAACTCTGGTCCCTGGATCGGCATGAAAAAGCCCCTCCCAAAGACGAATGGCCGACCTATCAATCATCAGCAGACAATCGCTGGTGGGTCACAAGGAATCATTGGCGGTTGCACGTTGATTCGAAGCAGAAAACCATAAGCCTGCATGGCCCGTTACCGGATTCTCCTACGATTGAGATCCCCACCCAGACGTCGTTGTTTGCGGCAGCAAACCATCTTCCCCTGGCATTCTCTCCATCAGGTCGCTGGCTGCTGACAGGCAAATCAGGCTGGGGAGATCCTGGGCAACCGAGTGCAATCTGGGATCTGAAACAGGGGGAGTTGAAATATCATTTGAAGAATATCGACTACGGATGTTTTCATCCAACAGAAGACAAAGTACTTCTTAAGGAAAACGAATTAAGAATTATGGACCTGACCTCAGGCAAGGTCCTGCAATCACTGCAAAGAAAAAAAGGAGACTCTTACTTTGAAGGGGCATTCACGTCTGCTCAGTTTTCTAAAGATGGGCAACACGTGCTCATCTCAACGGGAGACTGGTATGACGGAAACGGAGGAGGGATCCTCATCTGGAATCTTCAGACTGGTAAAATTGAACGAGACTATGCCAGATCGAGCAAAGCAGTCATCTACGCCGGTTGGAGCTCAGATGAGTCGAAAATCGTCGCTGCACTGACAACAGGAAACGATGGAAGAGCCGGCATTGACGAGATCAGAGTGATCGATGCCAAGACTGGAGAGTCGCTGCAAACGAGGATGTTTCCTGATCCAGGGATCGGAGTCGGCGGCGTTGATCCGTTAGGGAATTTGATTTCAGCAACTGTCTACAAGTGGATCAGAAACAAATTGACAACCAACGGGTCGACCAGGCAAGACACGACTTCTTTACTGGCAATCGACAATCTCGAACAAAGCCGCGCTGACTTATCCGGGCAACATCTCTTCTGGAACGTGAGTGGCAGCATTGCCGGATACCTTCCGAACCGCGGCAAGCTGAGCTTCTTCGACCTGGAAAAAAATGAGACGCTTTACTCGCGAGCGACTTCGTTTCGCGAGTCGCCAAGACTTCTCTTTCACCCCGGTCAACTTCTCATCGCAGGTTCACCAGGAAATCCACGTCAATCGGTCGGGACAGTCAGTGATTCTGTCGGCTTTGAACAGACTCTAACTGGTGATCTGGAGGCAGAGTTGTTTCTCTTTTACGGTTCTGATGACTGGTTGATTAAAACGAAATCCGGTTTCGTGAACGGATCACCCGGTGGATTACACCGCGCAACAAGTCGAGTCCCGGGGACACTACAAGTCAGTAACCGCGCCGACTTCACTGATTCGATCACCAGGCCGAAGGCGGTCGGCAAAACGCTCACTCAGTCGCTTTCGAATGACTTGAACCTGAAAGCAGAACTACAACGGTTACCGCAGCAAGACATTCCCAGTCTGGCCCCAACCCCCAAAACAAAACCGCAAAAGTATGGCGACCCCACAAAACGACTCAAAGAGATTGCAGAGAAACTGAAAGCCGCAGGGGCGAAAATCAAACAGGCTCAATTCAGCGGGATCACCTACGTGCATCTCGAAGGTCATCCCGTCACCGACGACCTCATCAAAAATCTTCGCTGGGCTGGAAAAATTGATCGCCTCTATCTGGCAGAGACCGGAATCACCGATCGACAACTCGATGGAATTGGGATTCTGAAGGATGTCAAAAGGATGTCGCTGTGGGGAAATCCGATTACCGACGCCGGCCTGTCTGAACTGACTGCCATGTGGAGTCTGGAAGTCCTGGACATTCATGATACCAAAATCACCGCAGCCGGTTTGAATCAGTTGCGATTGTTACCGGGCCTGAAAACGCTCATCATCCCAGCGAGCATCAACGTAAACGATCTTGCCCCATTGAAAACTCAGCGACCTGATTTGGAACTTCTTTTGCGATAAAAAACGCGATCATGAGCCATTTCAATAGTGGTTGCACAGAGTGTAACCCTCAACTTAATTGTCACCGGGCGATGAAAAGGGGTCAGGACTCTTATTTAATGAGTCCTGACCCCTTTATTTCCGCTAAATGATCTTTTATCCTTACCATACGCCCGGAATCAGCTTGTACCGAACCCTCATTGCGTATTCCTTGTACCCGTTCAATTCTTCCTGCAACGTCTGGTCCTCCCACTGGGTCCGCACGATCAACACTATTGAAGCCAAGCCCGCAGGAATCAATGCCCACAAAGAGCCCAACGACAGTGCCATGCCAATGGCATGGAGAATGCCCCCGACATAACCGGGATGCCGGGCGATGGCATAGGGGCC
This genomic interval from Gimesia alba contains the following:
- a CDS encoding phosphotransferase enzyme family protein; this encodes MREFQSLTKRGQLGRYRRALWDALADYPIHVKSIRLVSDGSRPVFRVDTNACSYAAKFQNPQQHVLSQMYGELQFLDYLSQHTNLRVESPLANIRGALITQINSCWLPERAHLALTRWLSGRHLENAPTARSYHCLGRCAAELHKASQSFRPRNGFQILTNDRVYYWDKETILSRRDRSLLPKKRQELFRTGTKRAQRAIQRLWKNGKPTVIHNDLHPCNIKVHRQRLGLYDFEDITWGFPEQDIGTAMYHIRFSDDYETLLNAFRRGYEELLDWPLTSSKQLDSFVIARLLMFANYVVNSNIRPKQHLPRFESKLTALLGGGT